In one Corythoichthys intestinalis isolate RoL2023-P3 chromosome 16, ASM3026506v1, whole genome shotgun sequence genomic region, the following are encoded:
- the aanat2 gene encoding arylalkylamine N-acetyltransferase 2: MSQYVSSSSPFLKPFFLKTPVRVVNPLRQRRHTLPASEFRNLTPQDAISVFEIEREAFISVSGECPLTLEEVLHFIGQCPELSLGWFEEGQLVAFIIGTGWDKERLSQEAMSLHVPDTSTVHIHVLSVHRHCRQQGKGSILLWRYLQYLRCMPRPRRALLICEEFLVPFYLKAGFKAKGPSAISVSNMHFQEMEYLLGGQAYARRNSGC, from the exons ATGAGCCAGTACGTGAGCAGCTCCTCGCCCTTCCTCAAGCCGTTCTTCTTGAAGACGCCCGTCCGGGTGGTCAACCCTTTGCGACAGAGGCGACACACGTTGCCTGCCAGCGAGTTCCgcaatctgacgcctcaggacgCCATCAGTGTGTTTGAGATCGAGAGGGAAG CTTTCATCTCGGTGTCCGGCGAGTGTCCTCTGACCCTGGAAGAAGTGCTGCACTTTATCGGTCAGTGCCCCGAGCTGTCGCTGGGCTGGTTCGAGGAGGGTCAGCTGGTCGCTTTCATCATCGGCACCGGTTGGGACAAAGAGAGGCTTTCGCAG GAAGCCATGAGCCTGCACGTCCCGGACACGTCTACGGTTCACATCCACGTGCTGTCTGTGCACCGCCACTGCCGTCAGCAGGGCAAGGGATCAATCCTGTTGTGGCGCTACCTGCAGTACCTGCGCTGTATGCCTCGGCCCCGCCGGGCCCTGCTCATCTGCGAGGAATTCCTTGTGCCGTTCTACCTCAAAGCCGGCTTTAAGGCGAAAGGCCCGTCAGCAATCAGCGTGTCCAACATGCACTTCCAGGAGATGGAGTACCTGCTGGGCGGGCAGGCGTATGCCAGGCGGAACAGCGGCTGCTAG